A window from Pseudoliparis swirei isolate HS2019 ecotype Mariana Trench chromosome 17, NWPU_hadal_v1, whole genome shotgun sequence encodes these proteins:
- the LOC130206852 gene encoding RNA-binding protein 12B-like, whose translation MTATRTRLGAADQTHVCVAVSISGSLQVGDHCSRGLQEPSRGLQEPSRGLQEPSRGLQEPSRGLQEPPEDYRSPPEDYRSPPEDYRSPPEDYRSPPEDYRSPPEDYKSPPEDYKSPPEDYKSPPEDYRSPQRTTRAHRGLQEPSRGLQEPSRGLQEPSRGLQEPSRGLQEPPEDYRSPQRTTRAPRGLQEPSRGLQEPSRGLQEPPEDYRSPPEDYRSPQRTTRALQRTTGALQRTTGAPRGLQEPSRGLQEPSRGLQEPPEDYRSPPEDYRSPQRTTGALQRTTRALQRTTRAPRGLQDIEEEGLQTVLCEVEAILNRRPEAGGRRRDFVHGCFTPDASGHTGGRRLSVVLYGQSVDWILAFQIKTSAKESMKRLTV comes from the exons atgacagcgaccagaactcggttaggagcagcggaccaaacacacgtctgtgtcgccgtctccattagcggctcgttgcag gttggggaccactgctccagaggactacaagagccctccagaggactacaggagccctccagaggactacaggagccctccagaggactacaggagccctccagaggactacaggagcccccagaggactacaggagccctccagaggactacaggagccctccagaggactacaggagccctccagaggactacaggagccctccagaggactacaggagccctccagaggactacaagagccctccagaggactacaagagccctccagaggactacaagagccctccagaggactacaggagcccccagaggactacaagagcccacagaggactacaagagccctccagaggactacaagagccctccagaggactacaagagccctccagaggactacaggagccctccagaggactacaggagcccccagaggactacaggagcccccagaggactacaagagcccccagaggactacaggagccctccagaggactacaggagccctccagaggactacaggagcccccagaggactacaggagccctccagaggactacaggagcccccagaggactacaagagccctccagaggactacaggagccctccagaggactacaggagcccccagaggactacaagagccctccagaggactacaggagccctccagaggactacaggagcctccagaggactacaggagccctccagaggactacaggagcccccagaggactacaggagccctccagaggactacaagagccctccagaggactacaagagcccccagaggactacaagacaTCGAGGAGGAGGGACTCCAGACCGTATTGTGTGAAGTGGAAGCAATCTTGAACAG gagaccagaggcaggtgggcGGCGGCGGGACTTTGTCCACGGATGCTTCACGCCGGATGCTTCGGGCCACACCGGCGGGCGCCGCCTGTCCGTAGTCCTCTACGGTCAATCGGTCGACTGGATCCTGgcttttcaaattaaaacaagtgCAAAGGAATCAATGAAGCGGCTTACTGTGTAA
- the LOC130206854 gene encoding uncharacterized protein LOC130206854 isoform X2 codes for MQSQRPTLLLQSRGYQQHHSFLGIHHLRIRPLWTHGDTRSWIKLLPSLSTLHPSLQPLSLVVIRMWLSGSQQQRLWMKAELEGLGLWPGSRPVRHLMNRPSLWRHPPQAELIDSISDLPSPKYFQLHPFFIWKPEHALMERGLLCCLQGPAGWSSGAALVGLLEDLRGIVWEPGEHQRLKDQVQQRYNHQVELVPLHAALQSRSITLSTPFCQFLSAAFLVVDQGDLQRLQEANTFCGISSKSHSAAHESAAGEGATAPRAAAEGGRRPASLLPEPGIPAAPFLPGGRC; via the exons ATGCAAAGCCAGCGTCCCACACTTCTTCTGCAGAGCCGGGGATACCAGCAGCACCATTCCTTCCTGGGG aTTCACCATCTCAGAATAAGGCCCCTGtggacacacggagacacacggtCCTGGATCAAG CTCCTCCCGTCTCTGTCGACGCTTCACCCCAGCTTGCAGCCTCTGTCCCTGGTCGTGATCAGGATGTGGCTCAGTGGCTCTCAGCAGCAGAGGCTGTGGATGAAGGCGGAGCTAGAGGGGTTGGGGCTGTGGCCAGGGTCACGTCCAGTACGCCACCTGATGAACAGGCCGTCCCTGTGGCGTCATCCACCTCAAGCGGAGCTCATTGACTCGATCTCTGACCTGCCGTCCCCGAAGTACTTCCAGCTTCACCCTTTTTTCATCTGGAAGCCGGAGCACGCGCTCATGGAGAGG GGACTgctgtgctgccttcagggtccTGCAGGCTGGAGCTCAGGAGCAGCTCTTGTGGGACTGCTGGAGGACCTCAGAGGCATTGTCTGGGAACCTGGAGAACACCAGCGCCTCAAGGACCAAGTTCAACAACGATATAACCATCAAGTTGAACTTGTTCCACTGCATGCGGCGCTTCAGTCTCGGAGCATCACTCTCTCTACACCTTTCTGCcagttcctctctgcagccttccTCGTTGTGGACCAGGGAGATCTCCAGAGGCTCCAGGAGGCGAACACCTTCTGTGGGATCTCCTCCAAATCCCACTCAGCTGCACATGAGAGCGCTGCAGGTGAAGGTGCCACAGCCCCAAGAGCTGCTGCAGAGGGTGGAAGACGTCCTGCTTCACTTCTACCTG AGCCGGGGATACCAGCAGCACCATTCCTTCCTGGGGGCAGAtgttaa
- the LOC130206854 gene encoding uncharacterized protein LOC130206854 isoform X1 encodes MCPTDRRRWGSTSCSLHMQSQRPTLLLQSRGYQQHHSFLGIHHLRIRPLWTHGDTRSWIKLLPSLSTLHPSLQPLSLVVIRMWLSGSQQQRLWMKAELEGLGLWPGSRPVRHLMNRPSLWRHPPQAELIDSISDLPSPKYFQLHPFFIWKPEHALMERGLLCCLQGPAGWSSGAALVGLLEDLRGIVWEPGEHQRLKDQVQQRYNHQVELVPLHAALQSRSITLSTPFCQFLSAAFLVVDQGDLQRLQEANTFCGISSKSHSAAHESAAGEGATAPRAAAEGGRRPASLLPEPGIPAAPFLPGGRC; translated from the exons ATGTGTCCGACCGACAGGAGGCGATGGGGGAGTACGTCCTGCAGTTTG CACATGCAAAGCCAGCGTCCCACACTTCTTCTGCAGAGCCGGGGATACCAGCAGCACCATTCCTTCCTGGGG aTTCACCATCTCAGAATAAGGCCCCTGtggacacacggagacacacggtCCTGGATCAAG CTCCTCCCGTCTCTGTCGACGCTTCACCCCAGCTTGCAGCCTCTGTCCCTGGTCGTGATCAGGATGTGGCTCAGTGGCTCTCAGCAGCAGAGGCTGTGGATGAAGGCGGAGCTAGAGGGGTTGGGGCTGTGGCCAGGGTCACGTCCAGTACGCCACCTGATGAACAGGCCGTCCCTGTGGCGTCATCCACCTCAAGCGGAGCTCATTGACTCGATCTCTGACCTGCCGTCCCCGAAGTACTTCCAGCTTCACCCTTTTTTCATCTGGAAGCCGGAGCACGCGCTCATGGAGAGG GGACTgctgtgctgccttcagggtccTGCAGGCTGGAGCTCAGGAGCAGCTCTTGTGGGACTGCTGGAGGACCTCAGAGGCATTGTCTGGGAACCTGGAGAACACCAGCGCCTCAAGGACCAAGTTCAACAACGATATAACCATCAAGTTGAACTTGTTCCACTGCATGCGGCGCTTCAGTCTCGGAGCATCACTCTCTCTACACCTTTCTGCcagttcctctctgcagccttccTCGTTGTGGACCAGGGAGATCTCCAGAGGCTCCAGGAGGCGAACACCTTCTGTGGGATCTCCTCCAAATCCCACTCAGCTGCACATGAGAGCGCTGCAGGTGAAGGTGCCACAGCCCCAAGAGCTGCTGCAGAGGGTGGAAGACGTCCTGCTTCACTTCTACCTG AGCCGGGGATACCAGCAGCACCATTCCTTCCTGGGGGCAGAtgttaa